A window of Papilio machaon chromosome 1, ilPapMach1.1, whole genome shotgun sequence contains these coding sequences:
- the LOC123721298 gene encoding uncharacterized protein LOC123721298: MDSLSSFITDIRIALSKNKSVIGVFLDISSAYDNVLLPVLRSKMLHLNIPVRIVNYISNYLSARSVQISSKNSLLPSRLVWKGLPQGSVLSPLLYSIYTHDLELTVNSFCDVLQYADDLSLYVSSDNFDEATSRLNTAIRYLDDWLQNHGLNLSIPKSTVVVFSRVRNIPDISISCNGLILDSKLTSIHHINHVIAKCERNINIIRSLSGVWWGSHPFSQKLLYNAIVRSHLDYGIFILEPCNKLPLHALDKVQAKCLRLITGAMKSSPINAMQVECVDPPLHIRRQYLSDRFIFKIFQTSSHSLLPKLHELSHLVTAGGYWAHKEPPCLVKSYLKITRLACPLSQTTLNPIFEIPYQALVHNPNIILDLNITKDPASANTNFQRIVDERWSDWLIIYTDASKLSVHGYVGAAVWIPKFRIVLNFKLPSLSSVFTGESVAILEALMYIESHKIRKTIIFSDSKSCLDAILSNQFRSKSRFPFIMEIKNILYRCSLQGLQVTLAWIPGHSGIQGNESADHLAKEATSCGSMRHHKLYIHDLVSLAKEHLLSSWKSVWSETSISKGKYYADIQESIPVRPWFFRFPDANKQTTSTICRLRLGHACTPTFLAKIRVKDSSLCECGLDEGTVDHIFFSCPNRTSSLIDVLPNYIPRPTNFKTLLTHVHTPFVNILCDYINKNNIRL; the protein is encoded by the exons ATGGATAGTTTAAGTTCATTTATTACTGATATCCGTATAGCCCTTTCGAAAAATAAATCGGTGATTGGCGTATTTCTGGACATCTCATCAGCATACGATAATGTACTTCTTCCGGTGCTCAGAAGCAAAATGCTTCATCTGAACATTCCTGTGAGGATAGTTaactatatttcaaattatctttCGGCTAGATCTGTCCAAATTTCTAGTAAAAATTCTCTTCTCCCCTCTAGACTTGTCTGGAAGGGCCTGCCCCAAGGATCTGTCCTAAGTCCCCTGCTATACAGTATATACACCCATGATTTGGAGCTTACCGTCAATTCATTTTGTGATGTCCTACAATACGCTGATGATTTATCACTTTATGTATCGTCTGACAACTTTGACGAAGCCACCTCTCGACTTAACACTGCTATTAGATATCTGGATGATTGGCTTCAGAATCACGGTCTCAATCTCTCTATACCTAAAAGTACAGTTGTGGTATTTTCTAGAGTCAGAAATATACctgatatttcaatttcttgcAATG GTCTTATCCTGGATTCAAAATTGACATCAATTCACCATATTAATCATGTCATTGCGAAATGcgaaagaaatataaacattattcgTTCCCTTTCAGGTGTTTGGTGGGGTTCCCACCCATTTTCACAAAAGCTCTTGTATAATGCCATAGTTAGAAGTCATCTCGACTATGGCATCTTTATTCTGGAACCATGCAATAAATTACCTCTACATGCACTAGACAAAGTCCAGGCTAAATGTCTCAGATTGATTACAGGGGCTATGAAATCCTCTCCTATTAACGCAATGCAAGTCGAATGTGTTGACCCCCCTCTACATATCAGGAGACAGTACCTTAGTGAtcgctttatttttaaaatttttcaaacttCTTCACATAGTCTTCTTCCAAAACTTCATGAACTGTCACACCTTGTTACTGCCGGTGGATATTGGGCACACAAAGAACCTCCTTGTCTTGTAAAAAGTTATCTCAAAATCACTCGTCTTGCTTGTCCACTTTCTCAAACTACCCTTAATCCCATATTTGAAATTCCCTATCAGGCGTTAGTTCATAACCCGAACATAATACTGgacttaaatataactaagGACCCAGCTTCCGCAAACACCAATTTCCAGCGAATAGTTGATGAGCGCTGGAGTGATtggcttattatttatacggATGCCTCCAAGCTCTCAGTGCATGGTTACGTGGGAGCAGCTGTCTGGATTCCCAAATTCCgtatagtattaaattttaaacttcccTCCTTATCCTCGGTATTTACTGGAGAGTCGGTTGCCATCTTAGAAGCCTTAATGTACATCGAATCACACAAGATTAGAaagacaataatattttcgGATTCTAAAAGCTGTTTAGACGcaattttatcaaatcaaTTTAGAAGTAAATCAAGATTCCCTTTTattatggaaattaaaaacattttgtacagatgttCTCTGCAAGGTCTCCAGGTCACTCTTGCGTGGATTCCGGGTCATTCTGGGATCCAGGGCAATGAGTCAGCTGACCATTTAGCTAAAGAAGCCACATCGTGTGGCTCAATGAGACACCACAAACTATACATTCATGACCTAGTGTCCTTGGCTAAGGAACATCTTTTGTCTAGTTGGAAATCTGTGTGGTCCGAGACTTCTATTAGCAAAGGAAAATACTATGCAGACATACAAGAATCCATACCAGTGAGGCCATGGTTTTTTAGGTTCCCTGATGCAAATAAGCAGACCACGTCGACGATCTGTCGACTACGATTAGGCCATGCGTGCACTCCAACTTTCTTAGCGAAAATCAGGGTTAAGGATAGCTCGCTATGTGAATGCGGATTAGACGAAGGAACGGTGGAccatatatttttctcttgCCCGAACAGAACTTCTTCCTTAATTGATGTCCTCCCCAATTATATCCCTCGCCCCACTAACTTTAAGACCCTCTTAACCCACGTACATACCccgtttgtaaatattttatgtgattatattaacaaaaataatattagattataa